In Rhipicephalus microplus isolate Deutch F79 chromosome 7, USDA_Rmic, whole genome shotgun sequence, one genomic interval encodes:
- the stv gene encoding BAG domain-containing protein starvin isoform X2: MIQGLPTFYDDPEWRNTSSVFGNSGSMPGSPQSSRVRRGWTTDFDEGGVPIKVIHETTSGGGTGHDDDAASETSSQGSRSSGSSARSGAGASNGASCSKPRHEPRVHHIPIVVEGRAGSSGYASDGDIKPQSSRMSFASPKEGQPGASGEPRNVHAVPIEVDGYPVQGRPAKSPSQSHPHQDEEMTGEAQNVRTIPIQMDCGDEAMARCRVDDPMDQQDGKSWPHTFPRQKCQQSARRTPPTTSKSSSGGRLAPQAPPSKQGSEPPPPQQQEASKQSTAEEQIRRISLELADLRQQVLNFSGKPGDKQYKFLDEMLTRLMIKLDAIDPAGRDDVRQLRKSMVKEVQSVVNLLEGKEPGHSLVEVPPQEVGELADEASQFADDRSIDNGDAVAAGSTTTTAPAASANPEVAGPIEAPPAVQVGGSKEEKGAVPMEVEAPSSSEAPRQPTAEAVPSAAGGSGSTEEPTPEPPTIPMPVDLDNSLPGSSGNIAEAVPVAPGCTSPFNEQNLSSLNNSEMENTIMESTIPTEHSGSTEL; this comes from the exons ATGATCCAGGGTCTG CCCACCTTCTACGATGACCCGGAATGGCGCAACACCAGCTCCGTGTTTGGCAACTCTGGGTCCATGCCGGGCTCGCCGCAATCGTCTCGCGTACGCCGCGGCTGGACCACGGACTTCGACGAAGGTGGCGTGCCCATCAAGGTGATTCATGAGACGACGTCGGGCGGTGGCACTGGtcacgacgacgacgccgcctcGGAGACATCGTCCCAGGGCAGCCGGTCGAGCGGTTCCAGCGCTCGCAGTGGCGCTGGCGCCTCCAACGGGGCCTCGTGTTCGAAGCCACGCCATGAACCTCGAGTCCACCACATCCCAATCGTGGTGGAGGGGCGCGCGGGATCCTCGGGCTACGCCTCCGACGGCGACATCAAGCCCCAGAGCAGCAGGATGTCCTTCGCGAGCCCCAAAGAAGGACAACCCGGTGCTTCTGGGGAACCCAGGAATGTCCACGCAGTTCCCATCGAAGTTGACGGATACCCTGTACAGGGCAGGCCGGCAAAGAGTCCATCTCAGAGTCACCCCCACCAGGATGAGGAGATGACAGGAGAGGCTCAGAATGTGAGGACTATACCCATCCAGATGGACTGCGGGGACGAAGCCATGGCCAGGTGTCGGGTTGACGACCCGATGGATCAGCAGGACGGAAAGAGCTGGCCGCACACGTTCCCAAGGCAAAAGTGCCAGCAGTCGGCGAGGCGTACCCCACCGACGACATCCAAGTCATCGTCGGGTGGTAGGCTAGCTCCACAAGCCCCACCATCTAAACAGGGCTCGGAGCCGCCACCCCCGCAGCAGCAGGAGGCAAGCAAGCAGTCCACGGCCGAAGAGCAGATACGCCGGATCAGTCTGGAGCTCGCTGACCTCCGGCAGCAGGTGCTGAACTTCAGTGGCAAGCCTGGTGACAAGCAGTACAAGTTCCTCGATGAGATGCTGACACGACTCATGATCAAGCTGGACGCCATCGACCCGGCAGGCAGGGATGATGTCCGACAGCTGCGCAAGTCGATGGTCAAAGAGGTGCAGTCCGTCGTCAACCTACTGGAGGGCAAGGAGCCGGGACATTCGCTTGTAGAGGTTCCACCTCAAGAAGTCGGAGAGCTCGCCGACGAAGCCTCCCAGTTTGCCGACGACAGAAGCATTGACAACGGTGATGCAGTGGCTGCCGGGTCAACTACGACCACCGCACCAGCGGCATCTGCAAATCCTGAGGTTGCAGGCCCCATTGAAGCACCACCTGCTGTCCAAGTTGGCGGCAGCAAGGAGGAGAAGGGAGCCGTGCCTATGGAAGTTGAAGCGCCTTCGTCTTCCGAAGCCCCTCGGCAACCAACTGCCGAGGCAGTGCCTTCTGCAGCTGGTGGCAGTGGCAGCACGGAAGAGCCCACACCGGAACCCCCGACTATTCCAATGCCTGTTGACCTTGACAATTCTCTACCTGGTTCTTCTGGTAACATTGCAGAAGCTGTACCCGTAGCACCAGGATGTACGAGCCCCTTCAACGAACAAAACCTGTCATCCCTCAACAACAGTGAAATGGAGAATACCATAATGGAAAGCACCATCCCTACTGAGCATTCAGGCTCGACGGAACTCTAA
- the stv gene encoding BAG domain-containing protein starvin isoform X1, with protein sequence MSYRRVPFQFNPDRSSDERRSEILRRFGFQPEEDNNMFYETNSPSWSTDWASRFHRPTFYDDPEWRNTSSVFGNSGSMPGSPQSSRVRRGWTTDFDEGGVPIKVIHETTSGGGTGHDDDAASETSSQGSRSSGSSARSGAGASNGASCSKPRHEPRVHHIPIVVEGRAGSSGYASDGDIKPQSSRMSFASPKEGQPGASGEPRNVHAVPIEVDGYPVQGRPAKSPSQSHPHQDEEMTGEAQNVRTIPIQMDCGDEAMARCRVDDPMDQQDGKSWPHTFPRQKCQQSARRTPPTTSKSSSGGRLAPQAPPSKQGSEPPPPQQQEASKQSTAEEQIRRISLELADLRQQVLNFSGKPGDKQYKFLDEMLTRLMIKLDAIDPAGRDDVRQLRKSMVKEVQSVVNLLEGKEPGHSLVEVPPQEVGELADEASQFADDRSIDNGDAVAAGSTTTTAPAASANPEVAGPIEAPPAVQVGGSKEEKGAVPMEVEAPSSSEAPRQPTAEAVPSAAGGSGSTEEPTPEPPTIPMPVDLDNSLPGSSGNIAEAVPVAPGCTSPFNEQNLSSLNNSEMENTIMESTIPTEHSGSTEL encoded by the exons ATGAGCTACAGACGGGTGCCGTTTCAGTTTAATCCCGACCGAAGCTCGGACGAGAGACGATCGGAGATACTTCGCAGGTTCGGGTTTCAACCCGAAGAGGATAACAACATGTTCTACGAGACCAATTCGCCTTCGTGGTCTACAGACTGGGCTAGCCGTTTCCACAGG CCCACCTTCTACGATGACCCGGAATGGCGCAACACCAGCTCCGTGTTTGGCAACTCTGGGTCCATGCCGGGCTCGCCGCAATCGTCTCGCGTACGCCGCGGCTGGACCACGGACTTCGACGAAGGTGGCGTGCCCATCAAGGTGATTCATGAGACGACGTCGGGCGGTGGCACTGGtcacgacgacgacgccgcctcGGAGACATCGTCCCAGGGCAGCCGGTCGAGCGGTTCCAGCGCTCGCAGTGGCGCTGGCGCCTCCAACGGGGCCTCGTGTTCGAAGCCACGCCATGAACCTCGAGTCCACCACATCCCAATCGTGGTGGAGGGGCGCGCGGGATCCTCGGGCTACGCCTCCGACGGCGACATCAAGCCCCAGAGCAGCAGGATGTCCTTCGCGAGCCCCAAAGAAGGACAACCCGGTGCTTCTGGGGAACCCAGGAATGTCCACGCAGTTCCCATCGAAGTTGACGGATACCCTGTACAGGGCAGGCCGGCAAAGAGTCCATCTCAGAGTCACCCCCACCAGGATGAGGAGATGACAGGAGAGGCTCAGAATGTGAGGACTATACCCATCCAGATGGACTGCGGGGACGAAGCCATGGCCAGGTGTCGGGTTGACGACCCGATGGATCAGCAGGACGGAAAGAGCTGGCCGCACACGTTCCCAAGGCAAAAGTGCCAGCAGTCGGCGAGGCGTACCCCACCGACGACATCCAAGTCATCGTCGGGTGGTAGGCTAGCTCCACAAGCCCCACCATCTAAACAGGGCTCGGAGCCGCCACCCCCGCAGCAGCAGGAGGCAAGCAAGCAGTCCACGGCCGAAGAGCAGATACGCCGGATCAGTCTGGAGCTCGCTGACCTCCGGCAGCAGGTGCTGAACTTCAGTGGCAAGCCTGGTGACAAGCAGTACAAGTTCCTCGATGAGATGCTGACACGACTCATGATCAAGCTGGACGCCATCGACCCGGCAGGCAGGGATGATGTCCGACAGCTGCGCAAGTCGATGGTCAAAGAGGTGCAGTCCGTCGTCAACCTACTGGAGGGCAAGGAGCCGGGACATTCGCTTGTAGAGGTTCCACCTCAAGAAGTCGGAGAGCTCGCCGACGAAGCCTCCCAGTTTGCCGACGACAGAAGCATTGACAACGGTGATGCAGTGGCTGCCGGGTCAACTACGACCACCGCACCAGCGGCATCTGCAAATCCTGAGGTTGCAGGCCCCATTGAAGCACCACCTGCTGTCCAAGTTGGCGGCAGCAAGGAGGAGAAGGGAGCCGTGCCTATGGAAGTTGAAGCGCCTTCGTCTTCCGAAGCCCCTCGGCAACCAACTGCCGAGGCAGTGCCTTCTGCAGCTGGTGGCAGTGGCAGCACGGAAGAGCCCACACCGGAACCCCCGACTATTCCAATGCCTGTTGACCTTGACAATTCTCTACCTGGTTCTTCTGGTAACATTGCAGAAGCTGTACCCGTAGCACCAGGATGTACGAGCCCCTTCAACGAACAAAACCTGTCATCCCTCAACAACAGTGAAATGGAGAATACCATAATGGAAAGCACCATCCCTACTGAGCATTCAGGCTCGACGGAACTCTAA